The Scylla paramamosain isolate STU-SP2022 chromosome 39, ASM3559412v1, whole genome shotgun sequence genome includes a window with the following:
- the LOC135092337 gene encoding succinate--CoA ligase [GDP-forming] subunit beta, mitochondrial-like, whose product MASSGILRCFSKAGFRPIQALIKPNVPVRHLNLLEYQSKVLLDNHGVTVQRFRILDSHKGAVEASQELNAEEYVVKAQILAGGRGKGHFDNGFKGGVHLTKQCDEVEALVEKMVGHRLVTKQTPQEGILVNKVMVAESVDILRETYFCILMDRQHNGPVLIASPDGGMDIEEVAAKTPDRLLTLPIDIYQGLTDDVAGQVADFLNFKGDLRTKCMQEVKNIWNMFLNVDATQIEINPLIETPQGHVVAVDAKIQFDDNAEFRQKDIFGLEDFSESDPREVDAASHNLTYIGMDGNIGCLVNGAGLAMATMDIIKLHGGSPANFLDLGGGVQEHQVEHALRILTSDKTVKAIFINIFGGIVNTATIASGLVKVYTNTKIEVPLVVRLQGTNVDEAKRILAESGCPIQTASDLEEGAKKAVAAIS is encoded by the exons ATGGCGTCTTCTGGCATTCTGCGGTGCTTCTCTAAGGCGGGATTTAGACCAATACAGGCACTTATTAAGCCGAAT GTCCCTGTGAGGCACCTCAACCTACTGGAGTACCAGAGCAAGGTGCTGCTAGACAACCACGGCGTCACGGTGCAGAGGTTCCGCATCCTGGACTCCCACAAGGGTGCTGTGGAGGCGTCCCAGGAGCTGA ATGCAGAAGAGTATGTAGTGAAGGCGCAGATCCTGGCTGGCGGGCGAGGCAAGGGGCACTTCGACAACGGGTTCAAGGGCGGCGTGCACCTCACCAAGCA GTGTGATGAGGTGGAGGCGCTGGTTGAGAAAATGGTTGGTCACCGGCTGGTCACCAAACAGACGCCGCAGGAAGGCATCCTGGTGAACAAGGTGATGGTGGCCGAGTCAGTCGACATCCTTCGGGAGACTTATTTCTGCATCCTTATGGACAGGCAA CACAATGGGCCGGTGCTCATTGCCAGCCCTGACGGAGGCATGGACATTGAGGAGGTGGCTGCCAAGACCCCAGATCGCCTCCTCACACTCCCCATTGACATCTATCAGGGCCTGACTGATGATGTGGCTGGACAGGTGGCAGATTTCTTGAACTTTAAAGGAGATCTGAGGACGAAG TGCATGCAGGAGGTCAAGAATATCTGGAACATGTTTTTGAACGTCGATGCCACACAGATAGAAATCAACCCCCTCATTGAGACACCGCAAGGACACGTGGTCGCTGTGGATGCCAAGATACAGTTTGATGACAATGCTGAGTTCAG GCAGAAGGATATATTTGGCCTGGAGGACTTCAGCGAGAGTGACCCAAGGGAGGTGGACGCTGCCAGCCACAACTTGACGTACATCGGCATGGACGGAAATATTGGGTGTCTGG TGAATGGCGCCGGCCTGGCCATGGCCACCATGGACATCATCAAATTGCATGGCGGATCTCCAGCAAACTTCTTGGACCTTGGTGGAGGCGTTCAGGAGCACCAGGTGGAGCACGCACTCAGGATTCTCACCTCAG ACAAGACAGTGAAGGCAATCTTCATCAACATCTTTGGTGGCATTGTCAACACGGCCACCATCGCCTCGGGTCTTGTCAAGGtgtacacaaacacaaagattGAGGTTCCTCTCGTCGTGAGGCTGCAAG GAACCAATGTTGATGAAGCCAAACGTATCCTTGCTGAGTCGGGCTGCCCAATCCAGACAGCGAGTGACTTGGAAGAGGGAGCAAAGAAGGCAGTAGCAGCCATCAGCTAA
- the LOC135092336 gene encoding glucose-6-phosphate 1-dehydrogenase-like produces MSARSSHSSLAKSESAGAEEMLSLLRQSLKSCKIPGETNFEASTPHVFVILGASGDLAKKKIYPTLWWLYRDRLVPKNTIFFGYARSDLTVDQVRDKCEQYMKVKEGEEERYQEFWSLNYYVKGSYDIRRDYELLNQEMTKVGTERANRIFYLALPPSVFEPVTSNVKKCCMATGGWTRVIIEKPFGKDSDSSAELSAHLAGLFKEEEIYRIDHYLGKEMVQNLMSLRFGNRIFGPTWNRDNIASVLISFKEPFGTQGRGGYFDSFGIIRDVMQNHLLQILCLFAMEKPCSTSADDIRDEKVKVLKSMNVVGMEDVVLGQYVGNPELEGDGALGYLDDPTVPPDSSTPTYALAVTRINNERWDGVPFILRCGKALNERKAEVRIQYRDVPGDIFHGQTKRNELVIRVQPGEAIYCKVMTKTPGMSFGLEETELDLTYGDRYRGAKLPDAYERLILDVFCGSQMHFVRSDELAEAWRIFTPLLHHIEQQHPKPIPYTYGSRGPAEADAKLAENNFIYYGSYKWTKPSQL; encoded by the exons ATGTCAGCGCGAAGCAGTCATTCCTCACTTGCCAAGAGCGAGTCTGCAGGAGCGGAGGAGATGCTCTCACTACTCCGCCAGTCCCTTAAGTCATGCAAGATTCCTGGAGAGACAAATTTCGAGGCTTCAACTCCTCATGTATTTGTCATCCTCGGGGCATCGGGTGACCTGGCCAAGAAGAAGATATACCCGACTCTCTGGTGGCTGTACAGGGACAGACTAGTGCCAAAGAACACGATCTTCTTTGGCTACGCCCGCTCTGACCTAACGGTGGACCAGGTGAGGGACAAGTGCGAGCAGTACATGAAGGtcaaggagggtgaggaggaacgGTACCAGGAGTTTTGGAGCTTGAATTATTATGTGAAAGGTTCCTATGACATCAGGAGAGATTACGAATTGCTGAACCAAGAGATGACCAAGGTGGGGACAGAGAGGGCGAACCGCATCTTCTACCTGGCTCTCCCTCCATCAGTGTTCGAACCGGTAACCTCCAATGTGAAGAAGTGCTGCATGGCCACTGGAGGCTGGACCAGGGTCATCATAGAGAAGCCGTTTGGAAAGGATTCAGACTCCTCTGCCGAACTGTCTGCACACCTGGCTGGCCtgttcaaggaggaggagatatatcGCATCGACCACTACCTCGGCAAGGAGATGGTGCAGAATCTGATGTCTCTCAG ATTTGGCAACAGAATTTTTGGGCCCACGTGGAACAGAGACAACATAGCTTCTGTCTTGATATCATTCAAGGAGCCGTTTGGGACACAGGGGCGAGGCGGATACTTCGACAGCTTTGGTATCATAAGAGACGTAATGCAGAACCACTTGTTGCAAATCCTGTGCCTGTTTGCCATGGAGAAGCCTTGCTCGACCTCCGCTGATGATATACGTGAcgagaag GTAAAGGTTCTGAAGTCAATGAATGTAGTGGGGATGGAGGACGTGGTGCTGGGACAATATGTTGGGAACCCCGAGTTAGAGGGAGACGGTGCTCTTGGATACCTTGATGATCCCACCGTGCCGCCAGactcctccacccccacctATGCTCTCGCCGTCACCAGAATCAACAACGAGAGATGGGATGGCGTGCCTTTCATTCTGCGGTGTG GTAAAGCTTTGAATGAGAGGAAGGCTGAGGTTCGCATCCAGTACAGGGACGTTCCTGGGGACATCTTCCACGGCCAGACCAAGAGAAATGAGCTGGTGATTCGTGTCCAGCCAGGAGAAGCCATCTActgcaag GTGATGACCAAGACTCCAGGGATGTCCTTTGGCTTGGAAGAGACAGAGCTGGACTTGACTTATGGCGACCGCTACCGAGGGGCCAAGCTGCCTGACGCGTACGAACGTCTCATCTTGGACGTCTTCTGCGGCTCCCAGATGCACTTTGTCAG GAGTGACGAGCTGGCAGAGGCTTGGAGGATATTCACTCCTCTCCTGCACCACATAGAGCAGCAGCACCCCAAGCCCATCCCTTACACGTACGGCTCCCGGGGCCCAGCCGAGGCCGACGCCAAGCTGGCCGAGAACAACTTCATCTACTATGGCTCATACAAGTGGACCAAACCAAGCCAGCTGTAG